A single window of Macaca mulatta isolate MMU2019108-1 chromosome 9, T2T-MMU8v2.0, whole genome shotgun sequence DNA harbors:
- the LOC707925 gene encoding heterogeneous nuclear ribonucleoprotein A1-like 2 produces the protein MSKSESPKEPEQLRKLFIGGLSFEITGESLRSHSEQWRMLMDCVVMRDPNTKHSRGFEFVTCAIVEEMDAAINARPHKVDGRVVEPKRAVSREDSQRPGAHLAVKKILVGGIKEDTEEHHLRDNFEQYGKMEVIEIMTDRGSGKKRGFAFVTFDDHDSVDKIVIQKYHTVNGHNCEVRKALSKQEMASASSSHRGRSGSGNFGGGHGGGFGGNDNFGCEANFSGHGGFGGSHGDGGYGGSGDGYNGFGNDGSNFGGGESYNDFGNYNS, from the coding sequence ATGTCTAAATCAGAGTCTCCTAAAGAGCCCGAACAGCTGAGGAAGCTCTTCATTGGAGGGTTGAGCTTTGAAATAACCGGTGAGAGCCTGAGGAGCCATTCTGAGCAATGGAGAATGCTCATGGACTGTGTGGTAATGAGAGATCCAAACACCAAGCACTCCAGGGGCTTTGAGTTTGTCACATGTGCCATTGTGGAGGAGATGGATGCAGCCATAAATGCAAGGCCACACAAGGTAGATGGAAGAGTTGTGGAACCAAAGAGAGCTGTCTCAAGAGAAGATTCTCAAAGACCAGGTGCCCACTTAGCTGTGAAAAAGATACTTGTTGGTGGCATTAaagaagacactgaagaacatcacCTAAGAGATAATTTTGAACAGTATGGGAAAATGGAAGTGATTGAAATCATGACTGACCGAGGCAGTGGCAAGAAAAGGGGCTTTGCCTTTGTAACCTTTGACGACCATGACTCCGTGGATAAGATTGTCATTCAGAAATACCATACTGTGAATGGCCACAACTGTGAAGTTAGGAAAGCCCTGTCAAAGCAAGAGATGGCTAGTGCTTCATCCAGCCATAGAGGTCGAAGTGGTTCTGGAAACTTTGGTGGTGGTCATGGAGGTGGTTTCGGTGGGAATGACAACTTCGGTTGTGAAGCAAACTTCAGTGGTCATGGTGGCTTTGGTGGCAGCCATGGTGATGGTGGATatggtggcagtggggatggctATAATGGATTTGGTAATGATGGAAGCAATTTTGGAGGTGGTGAAAGCTACAATGATTTTGGCAATTACAACAGTTAG